One part of the Ziziphus jujuba cultivar Dongzao chromosome 2, ASM3175591v1 genome encodes these proteins:
- the LOC107415699 gene encoding sm-like protein LSM3B yields MASEEESTVKEPLDLIRLSLDERIYVKLRSDRELRGKLHAYDQHLNMILGDVEEIVTTIEIDDETYEEIVRTSKRMVPFLFVRGDGVILVSPPLRTA; encoded by the exons ATGGCGAGCGAGGAAGAGAGCACAGTGAAGGAGCCGTTGGACTTGATAAGGCTTAGCCTCGACGAGCGTATCTACGTCAAGCTCCGGTCTGACCGTGAGCTCCGCGGCAAGCTTCAT GCTTATGATCAGCATTTGAATATGATTCTTGGTGACGTTGAAGAAATAGTTACTACTATTGAAATTGATGATGAAACATATGAAGAGATTGTGCGG ACCTCAAAGCGCATGgttccttttctctttgttaGAGGAGATGGTGTCATTCTCGTTTCACCTCCTTTAAGGACAGCTTGA
- the LOC132800435 gene encoding disease resistance protein RGA2-like, which translates to MAESILFNIAEGIIGRLGSAAVREIGLLWGVNDELSGLEDTILTIKPILLDAEEKKVNNHQVKIWLSRLEDVVYEADDSLSEVSDEALRRQVVAGHEVALQLCTFSQPQTNLPLGTRWLTK; encoded by the coding sequence ATGGCAGAATCAATCCTCTTTAACATTGCTGAAGGGATCATTGGAAGGTTAGGTTCTGCAGCTGTGAGAGAAATTGGATTGCTGTGGGGAGTAAACGATGAGCTTTCAGGACTTGAAGACACCATTTTAACCATCAAACCTATACTTCTTGATGCAGAGGAGAAGAAGGTCAACAACCATCAAGTCAAAATTTGGCTTAGTAGGCTTGAAGATGTAGTTTATGAAGCCGATGACTCGCTGAGCGAAGTCTCGGATGAAGCCTTGCGCCGGCAAGTAGTGGCTGGACATGAAGTGGCCTTGCAGTTATGCACTTTTTCTCAACCTCAAACCAACTTGCCTTTAGGTACAAGATGGCTCACAAAATAA